AATTGAAGTACAGTGACCAATGCACGGTTTCTTTTTCCAAGGTCTGAATCTCGAATAGCATGCCTCTTAGACCTGTCCATTAACCTTCCGGACCTTGCAGTTGTGGGCGAGTGTCCTACCATACTAAGGCGACATCCTTGGAGCACAACCTCCCAAATACGATTATAGAAAAAAATGGAGGAAAGTGGATTCCGAGATTCGAACATTACCAATTGCCGTACTGCAGGTAACCATCCACTACTACTGGTAAGACTAGCTTCCTTTGGCCTAAACAGGCCTCAAACCGCCTGTCTTCTAAATACTTGCGGATCGCACTTTTAGCACTGCGAATCCATGCTTCTCCATAACTCAGTCTCTCCACGCTATTGCAGATATTTATATTAGTTCAACCATAATGGCGATGGCCAATATGTCGCGACTTCAAAAGTCGTTTTCCTAACGCTTTGCTAACATTGCATGAGAGCAACATCGTCGTATCCAACCGACTTAAGCCGGCGCCCAATCCATAGAACTCTCCGGCCGCAATGTCGGCCATCGTAGTGGTAGTCATGAGCGACCTGAAAATTATCCAATACCCGCACCCAACGCTTCGACACGTTTCCAAGCCGCTGAAACGAGTCGATGTTGAACTGCGCAGCATCATTGCACGGATGTTCGAGTTAATGTACGAGGCCAAAGGGGTTGGATTGGCGGCAAATCAAGTGGATTTGCCGTATCGTTTCTTTATTTCTAATTTGCAGTCAGATCCCGCCAAGGGTGAACAGATGGTCTTTATCAACCCTGTGCTGAGTCGTCACAAGGGTTCTGCTGAGGCGGAAGAAGGCTGTCTTAGCCTGCCGGGACTATATGCCGACGTAAAACGTTCGGAGCATGTAATGATCGATGCCTTCAATCTTGCTGGAGAAGCCGTGCATCTCGAAGCTGACGGACTGCTAGCCCGCGTCGTGCAGCACGAAACCGATCATCTGAATGGCAAATTGTTTGTCGATCGCCTCGGTACAGCTGCACAATTAGAATTGCGCGACGCGTTACGAGAATTCGAAATTCAGTTTACCAGCCAGCAAGAACATGGCGAAATGCCCGATGAGGCTGCGCTAAAGCTCCGACTTCAAGAATTGGAACGGCTCAGAACTTAACAAGGAATTTGAACGGGGTACGGAAATGAGCACCGCGGACAATTCCAATGTAAACTCTTCGGCGAAACAGTCATCAACGCGCAGCATTCAGCCTCTAGCCGTCGTTTTCTCCATCTCCTGCCCATCCCTTCGTCTGATTATCATGGGCACAGGCCCCTCCGCCGTACCTTCGTTTGAATTCCTGCTCAATTCCCAACATCAGGTACTGGCGCTTATCACCCGGCCTGAACGAACGACACATCACCGGGAAAAGCCCACCAATCCAATGCGCGAAATAGCTCTGCGCCGGGGGATCGTTGTTTTCGAACCTGAAAGCATCAATTCACCCCAGGCACACGCTTGGCTGTGCGATCGAGCGGCCGATTTGTTTGTCGTGTGTGATTATGGCCAAATTCTCTCACAGGAAACATTAGCTTTGGCGCGGATGGGTGGAATCAATCTCCATGCCTCGTTGTTGCCCAAATTCCGTGGAGCTGCACCGATCAATTGGGCCATCTATCATGGCGAAGCGGAAACGGGCGTAACCGTCATTCACATGACACCGCAGCTTGATGCGGGGCCAACCTTAGTTCAATTCCGTACACCGATTGGCCCGGCTGAAACAGCGCCGGAACTTGAATCGCGATTGGCTACCTTGGGGGTAGGTGCAATCCATCAATCCATTGAACTTCTCGCTGGAGGTGCGCCGACGCCAGGCATCGTTCAAGACCCCCGGTCGGTTACCAAAGCGCCGCGACTCAAAAAAGAAGATGGGCTGGTCGATTGGTCGCGCTCGGCGGTTGCAATTTATAATCAGGTTCGTGCCCTGCAACCTTGGCCGAAAACCTATACTTTTTGGAAACGGCCTAACTCCGAGCCACTGCGGCTGATATTGGAGATCGTCCAGCCGCTGGACGATGTTGCCCAGGTCTCCATCGGTCCGCCGACAAGTACTCCCGGAACAATTCAGCAGGCTCTTTCCAATCAGCTAATCGTTGCTTGCGGCAAAGGCTCGCTGCGCATCGATCGGCTTCAACCTGCTGGAAAACGAATTATGACGGCCAGTGAATTTCTGCGAGGCCATGCTCTGCTGCCGGGCGAAAAATTGGGATGAATTCCACTCGTTCATCATCCCTATTGAGGGTTTCCCTGTTTTCTCGGATGATTATTCTCGATTAGAATTGATCGGTTATCTTATTGCCCGAACTTCAGCCAGGGGGCCGGTCATCTACCATGGCCAAGCACTTATACATCGAAACGGTCGGCTGCCAAATGAATGTGCTCGATAGCGAGCTCGTCGTGGCTGCGTTGCGCAAAGCGGGTTACGAACTGACCGAATCGCCGGCCAAAGCCGATACGATTCTCTTCAATACTTGCAGCGTTCGGCAGCATGCCGAAGACAAAATCTACAGTGCTTTAGGACGGCTAAAGCATACCAAAGAACAAAATCCGCAAAAAATAATCGGTGTATTGGGCTGCATGGCTCAGAAAGATCAACGTTTAATTTTGGAACGCGCCCCGTATGTGGACCTGGTAGTCGGTCCCGGACAATTGCACCAAGTGCCGAAATTGCTAGAAGAAATTGCTGCCGGCAGCGGG
The DNA window shown above is from Pirellulales bacterium and carries:
- the fmt gene encoding methionyl-tRNA formyltransferase, with the translated sequence MGTGPSAVPSFEFLLNSQHQVLALITRPERTTHHREKPTNPMREIALRRGIVVFEPESINSPQAHAWLCDRAADLFVVCDYGQILSQETLALARMGGINLHASLLPKFRGAAPINWAIYHGEAETGVTVIHMTPQLDAGPTLVQFRTPIGPAETAPELESRLATLGVGAIHQSIELLAGGAPTPGIVQDPRSVTKAPRLKKEDGLVDWSRSAVAIYNQVRALQPWPKTYTFWKRPNSEPLRLILEIVQPLDDVAQVSIGPPTSTPGTIQQALSNQLIVACGKGSLRIDRLQPAGKRIMTASEFLRGHALLPGEKLG
- the def gene encoding peptide deformylase gives rise to the protein MSDLKIIQYPHPTLRHVSKPLKRVDVELRSIIARMFELMYEAKGVGLAANQVDLPYRFFISNLQSDPAKGEQMVFINPVLSRHKGSAEAEEGCLSLPGLYADVKRSEHVMIDAFNLAGEAVHLEADGLLARVVQHETDHLNGKLFVDRLGTAAQLELRDALREFEIQFTSQQEHGEMPDEAALKLRLQELERLRT